The nucleotide sequence CATCATATGCATGTACCATAATCTGTATGACCAATGCTAATTGTgggttattttctattttttcctattgaAATCAAACTCTTATTATGGCAATATTGTGTCTTGAATTCTTTCCTACTAATAATACCTTTCTAGAAATTAGAATTGCTAAGTTAAAGTACATGTATACACTTAAGTCTTTTGAAGTCTAAATAGAGAATGATATATAGACTGGCTACTCTTATTCTCAGATTATAttgataaattaaagaaaaaaaatctttgaattaTTCAAGGAGAGTATGCTGTAATTTAACAAAACTCAACCAGTCTGTTAATCTTATCTTAGgataacattttattatgttttaagtAGTTTCATTAGAAAATTTGGCAAAATTCATGCTGATTTTCATTGTTTCTGGGAAAAAAGTAGGTATATTGATAACTTTTCCATTTTGCTTCTTCAGTTAAGCTTAAATAGCTATTTCCAGGACAAAATAATCAATATCATCTTTagatatgtttctctcattggATATACCtgtgggattttttaaatttatggttaTGTGCTATCCTAGAGATTTCTCTAAGTCCCTTGTTTgattagaaaatgaaaaggctgccctagccggcttggctcagtggatagagcgttggcctgcagactgaaaggtcccaggttcgattctggtcaagggcacatgcccaggttgcaggctcgatctccagtgtggggagtgcaggaggaagccaatcaatgagtctctctcatcattgatgtttctgtctctctctccttctcccttcctctatgaaatcaataaaaaataaataaaataaaataaaatgaaaatgaagaggcaggaaaaaagaaagggattCTCAGATGCTTACAGTGATGACACAAGTACACTCTAATTGGGGAATTGAATTCTGAGGATAAGATGaagcatttaaattattaaaagttaaatcttttttaaaaaagttaaaatcttaTTGTTATTACCTTGGCAGTGCTATAATGAAGAATGGGACTCAAACATGTCTAAACCCAGATTCAACAAATGTGAAAAAATTGATGAAAGAGTGGGAGAAACAGGTTAGTGAAAAGaaggaacaatttttttttctcttagaaatTAACTTTGGAAGACAAAGAATCTATGTAGTTCCTTTaaaggtacatttttaaaaattcatattattGTATTCCTGTTTTGTTACTAGAATGATGTCCTCACTTTGGTGTATGGTATATTCCTGCATAGAGTAGCACTTGTCTATTACACCACTAGAATGTGGGTTCCATGAGCATAGGGAGCTTATCTTTCTTATTTAACACAATGAATCTGTATTTAACTGAATAGTAGACACTGAGAATAGAAAGGTAATAAGATACAGTACCATCCTGCTATAGCAATATTCTAACAATAAATTAAAGTacaatttcaaatattaaataaaaatatgaacaagaaCCTTGAAGATTATAGAAGAAGGAGTAAGTGATTTTGctgaagggaggggcagggagaaacTATTAAGGGAGACTTTTCATATCAGGTGACATTTGATTTAGGTGTTGAAGGATAAGTAGTTCACCAGGAGGGCAAGGACATCATGAAAGATAGAATCATGAGAGAGCTTGCTGTGTTCAAGGAGCCTCTAGTAATGTGGATGGAGTTTGTATGGAGGGAATTAAGGGGTTGAGGTAAAAGAGTAGACCAGGACAGAGTGGAAAGAGTCCTGTATGACATGCTAAGGCGTTATATGTCTGAAGAGGGACACAGACTATGTAGTTGGGAGTGTGGCTTTTGGAGTCTGCTAGACTAGCGGTTCTGCCACATACTAGCTATGCAACTTGAGGCAAGTtacactctctgagcctcagtctccccatggGTAAAAAGTAGTTGATAACAGTACCAACCTCAGAAAGTTGTACTTGCGACAGTTAAGTCATAAGCAAGGTTGGAGTGAGGGTAGTAATGAGTCAGGAGAATGGACAGGAGAAGACCAATTAGAAGGCTGTTGCCTCCTCCTCAAAGTGGGTGAAGTAGAAAGAATTGAAAGGAGCCCCTTTGAGAGTAAAGCACTTTAAACCTGTTTTGAGGATGAAGAAGGGCCACGGCCTAGAGAGTTCAATGATAATATCAGAAAGGGAATATGGTAAGATGAAGAAACGATGTCCTTTTCCCCCCCTCTCTTTGCAGGTCAgccaaaagaaaaagcaaaagaaagggaaaaaaacatcaaaaaagCAGGGAATTCAAAAAGTTAAACGATCTCAACGTCCTCACGAAAAGAAGACTATATAATCGACCACTTTACtgacaaatattttctgtttcaatGATCTTTTTAATTATACTGAAATAATTCCAGCACCTTAATCCATAAGCTTGTTGATCTGACTAGAAATTATAAAGCATCATTATGAAATTGTAATTGAAACAAAAAAGTGGCTTTTAAAGTCCAAATGTTAAGAATTGTCTTTAGTCTTCCACCTACAGCCAGCTGAATTTCATCATGCTTAAGGGCAGGATCTTAGTAACACCCACATGTGGACAAATGTCCACGCAATCACATCTCACACACAACAGCTGCCTGAGAGAGCAGCCTACGGCTTCCAAGACCACAGCCTGCAGTTTTCAGAGCGTATTCTGAGGCACATGTCAGCAAGTGCCCGCTTGTCAGCTTGCTGGTAAGCCAAGCAGTTTGGAATTGAGCTGGACCTCACTAAGCTGCCATGGCCAGCAGCATCTGTATTTGAATCCGCCTACAGGCCTCACATGCAATGTAGCTGAGAGGTAAATGCTGGTTGTTTCTGGGAACCACCACTGGAGAACACTAGCACTTAGCTTTCAGAACCTTCTATCTCACTTTTGAGGCCATGTGACTCCATCTTACCTGCCCAGGCTGACCACTTTGTTTCTGTTGTTCCCCTTGGCCTCAGTCAAGCCAGTTCCTCACAGTCCTACCACAGTTCAGTGCCTGCCTCCTCTACTGTGCAGGCCATGATCTTGCTGACCTGGGTCTACTCCGTCTCATTATTTGCCCAACACCCCACTCATCTTCACTTTGCCCAGGATTCAATTCAATCCTGCCTCTTAAAAAAAACCTTCTGGACACTCAGATTATCTTAAAACCCTATTTCATTTGTGCTCCACACCACACAGGTGAGTgcttaattattttctaatttttgtgtgtgttttttctatctCTCCAGCTCCTTAAGGGCAGGGGCCAAGTTTATTTCCCTGAATCTGCCACCGTGCCTCACATACTGTGGGACTAGATTTTGAATACTTTCTTATTGCAGTTGTTACAGGTaggagggcaaccaggccatccgTTCAGAGCAGGAGCTGGCTAACTATAGCCAGACTCAATATTGAGTAACCCCTGGTAACCTCATTATCTTCAGGCCATTATCCCTGAAAGCACCCAGGGTGATGCAACATCCTTGTCTTATTAAGACAGGATGTTAACTTGGCCTCTTGAGCAGATGAGATGGAAATGTTTAAACATTTATGGAAGTTCTgaactgtttttataaaatatacaggGTACATAGAATCACATAATCTTACAATGGGAATCTTACAAGGAGCTTTAGAAATCAACCAGTGTCcaacccttccccaccccatacAAAAAGTTCTTCAGTACAATTCCTGACAAGCCTCGGTTTTCTATGATTTGACAAGAAAGCCGCCAACATCCTTTTGAAAACTCATTTTAGGTACATATGAATGTCCTTGTCATTAAACTTTTCTCAGAATTGGTAAAATATTGTGATTACTGATTATTTCACCAGGACTCCCGAAGAAAGGTGATATTAAGATACCAagagctggagggagcagcaaATTCTGTTAGTGGAGACAAGGCTGGTGCTCATGGAGCCTCTTCAGGGCTTGGAAACTCTCTTACAGAGGAGGTTTGGTGAACTGTGTAGGACAGGATGTCTTTTGCCAGAATTTAAACAAATGTCTTCTTTCCCAAATTTTGTTACTCCTACCCGACAGATGATTTTCGGTGCTGTCCAGTGGTGATCCCACCCAAACAATGTCTTATCTAATCATGAAATTCTAGCTCCTTCCTTTCTTACTTTCATACCTTCCAGATCCTTGAAAAATCTAAATGATCCCTAATTGGGGAGTTTGTGAACCATTTACTACACAACTCACAGGTAAAGTGTAGTGTATAACTAATAACCAGAAACCACATTTTATAACATATAAGTGCAGGATATTAATCatttacatatacatgtatactcTCTAAGCAAATAATTAAGTTCAAAGCAGTACTGGCATATATACCTTATACTCTGAAATAATTTCTTTGTTAAAAGATGGCATCAATAAATGGACCATTAATCAGAAAACaagtcttgatttttttaatgtcttgaaCATACACTTCAACTATTGCTTGCTTAACAGTAATTCTCACAtgtctttatttatttgctttcatCTCAGATAAAGTATAATGGAGATAAAGAATGGAAGCCCTTTAAAGGGCTCTTtggggacagaaaaaaaaaaaacttgtatggAAAATGTGACAATAATGCCTTATAACAACATTgacttataaaaatgaaatttatttcctAATTCTGAAGGATAATCCTATCCCAATGAGATAGACACCGAGGAAACAAAAAAGTCCCCTTTTACATATTCTGAAAGTACATgtgtttaaatattataaagtcaTAAGTAGCTGTGGTGGATATCTAAATAAGCGTACGGTAAGTTACAAGTGCAGAAAATTTGGGCTGGAGATATGTAGTGTGGACTCTAAGAAGGTTGAACGTGGACAAAAAATATCAGTGTACATTTGAGGTACACTGAGAGGCCAGGCAGGTGTGACATTTGGGCAGCTGCAGACATAACTACCCACAAGGGCCTTAACCTGAAAGATAGGATTCTAGATTCTGAGACATCTGGTGTAAGATCAAAAGCCCatcacttattaaaaataaaataaaaagcctacCACTTAATCTCCCTGTGCACCAGTGTCCTCATTCAGGACTGTTGTGAGGAACAGGCCCAGCATAGATCTTGGTGCTGAGGAGGTACTTGGTGTCAGTTCCAACCTTCTCTGACTATTTACTTCTGCCGCACCTTCCTCACAACAAAGGGTGTTCCACATCTCACACACGGGGATGCTTCCAGGACCAAAACAATATGTTGGAGAAGAGATTAAAAGCTGACTGACCAGTTTTCCATTTCGATATTTTTATACTCAAAGTCCAGGCTATCGTTGTCTCTTTCTTAGGCTACCATAGTAGTTTCCCTGCTGCCCGTTTTCTTCAAGTTTAATCTTCCTTTCTTACCTTCATACCAGCCAGaatgagcctctctctctctctctcctctctctctctctctctcttctctctctctctttaatatatttttatttatttcagacaggaagggagagggagagagagatagaaacactgtttaccccacactgggcattgagcccacaacccgggcatgtgcccttgaccagaattgaatctgggacccttcagtccacaggccgatgctctatccactgagccaaaccggctagggccagaatgAACCTCTCAAAGAATAACTCACAAAATACTACCACCTTGCTTAAAATCCATCAATTTTGAATTAAATCAACTATACTTCAGCCTATCAACCCATATGTGAGTTAAGAGCTGCCTGCTTCTCTTACCAGGCTCCCTCTATTCTCCTCATTTATtgagcccagcctcaccttctttctgtctctcaatCACACTGAGTTTATTTCcttctcagggcctttgcctACACTGTTCCCTGTTGAGCTACATCAACTTGGTTAAGCTGGGATCTCTGTTTCCCAGAATCCCTTTCCCCGTGTAGTTCTAGTGTAGAGTTAGCCAAAGAGACACTTGTGTGAGATTTataaaagagaagtgaaaaagTAGCCATTACTCTTGATTAGAAAGAATGACAGACACCTTGGTATCCATGGATCCCAGCTTGCCCTTACTCTCCTCTGAGTTCACCTTGTCTCCAGACGGTTGGCCTCTCGACCAACAATGGTCCCAACCAGGTCTTGGAAGTGTAGTCACAGAGGCTGCAGTTACACAGAAGCTACCGCTTCCCACAGGCCCCCAGTTTGGCAGCTGGACACGCTTGGCTTCTTGGAGTTTTCTCATGAGCTCTTATTTCTCCAACTGTACCAGTGCTTCTGATGGCTTCATCCGCGAATCTTTCTCCAGTACCTGACTGTCCTCCCAGACTTTCCCTTCTTGAGATCGTCCGTCAACTGTGGAAAATCTGATTCCTGTAGTAATTCCTTTATTTCCACAATGCCAAAGCCAACCACATAATACAGCGAAAGAACTGCATTGTTACTTAAAATGAGAAATACCAGtaattactctctctctctctctctctctctctctctctctctctctctctctctctctttctcccctccctccccctctttctctcttataGAAAGAGAGTGGGAAAGGGACTTGATTTGTTGTTGCACTGATTTATGTactcattagttgattcttgtatgtgccctgaccagggattgaaaccacaaccttggCTGACCAGTGATGGAACACACAACCTTGGCCCTTCTGGACGGTGCTCTAatccagcggtcggcaaaccacggctcgcaagccacatgcggctctctggccccttgagtgtggctcttccacaaaataccacgtgcgggcgcgcacatacggtgcgattgaaacttcgtggcccatgcgcagaagtcggttttgggcctgggtgagtctattttgaagaagtggttccaACAcccagccacactcaaggggccaaagagccacgtgtggctcgcgagccgcagtttgccgaccactgctctaaccaactgagctaagcaaccagggccagggcaggtgtCTCTTGTTTGGGGCCTTTGTTTAGGGCCAGACTGGCTAGGAGTTTTTATGGACTGGAACTTAAAGCAAAAGTGAGCTGCGAAAGTGAGCTGCTAAATTTCTCTGAATAATAAGGAAACAGGAATTACCTCTGGCAGCTAGGGAGTATGTTGGGGATCctggaacagcaaaaagaaaaggcagtGAAGGAAGACTGTAAAAATGGAGTAAAGGCAAAGGAGATCAGTGAGAAATTTCCTGTGGTGGGATGCCAGCTTTAAAACACTGCTGTGTAGCATCCAGTTCTTTGGGCTATTGCAAGTAACTCCAGAATGCTAGAAACGTTGGTGatgtggcagccatggagctgtgCTGCTTGGGTCACCCTTCAATAAAGAACTTACTTTCAGCcacaaggagggcagttagaggacACCCTCTCGCTGCTGCACTGGTTTCAAGCCAAGGCCAAATCCAAGCAGTCGCCAGCCAATGACTGAGTGTAGACGGAATACTAGGGACTGACCATTCCTGCCCAATGCGGGACTCCTCTGAGGGGCAATCTTTAGTCAGGTGCTCCCCCTAGGGCTCACTAAGACTTTCTCAGTCCTCCATCACAGTCTGGGGCAATCATTGCCCAATTCTGcttttttccacttttattttcataaaggtTACCTCCACTAAACTTCTTGTGCATCTGATTCTCTCTCAGTGCCTACTTCTCAGAGAACCCAAATGACACCGATTACGTGTGATAGACTTCTTATTTTGAGCAATAAGTGTTAGCtgctattatctttattattatttcataccGCCTCAAACAGAGACTTTTAACACTGGAAGAAACCCTTTAGATGGACATACAAACAGGAGCCTGGAAATCAAGAGACTGGGGTATGTTTCTGGTCCTGCCACTCACTGGCTGAGTAGCCTTGACAAGTCTTATGACCTGAGTAgcaatttcttcatctgcaaaatgaggaatGAGAGATTATGCTCTCTAATGTTTCTCTAAGTGTTCTCCCCAAACATTATCCCCTTTCATGGTCCATCCAGTACCCCATAGGTTTTGGTTCATAGATACCTGATACCCACCTTTTATGATGATGCTGCCTGTACTCCTTTAAGtatgtttactttaaaataactgCCATGTGAACTAGTTTAGGACTGCCAGGATGGGAAAAGGCCACTTCTCTAggcttaaattattttgttaacaaTTAGATGGAAATCAGAAGACTCCAAGTGGGTTTCATTCTTCCTTTATGCTCTATCAAATGCAAAGCCAAATAGTATCCCGGTGGTCCGCACACTGCTCCATTCCTCTGCTGGAAGGTGAGATTCTCTGATCACCCAGTGACCCCTGTGGGTCTCTCAGGTTGGGGGCAGACAACAGAGGAGAGGCTGTTCCTTCTGTAACTAAGTCCCTGAGGATAGTACAACCAGGAGCACATTCCAGGGGAGAGGAGCCAGGTATTCCCACCACTTTTGTTTCCTAAAATGAATAGAATCCTTGAGGACATCTCACCACAACTTCCATATTTTCTAGaaatagaaaagcaagcaagaatgaTTTACAAGCACAGAAACAAATGGGGAATTTATACACATTATATGTTCTCTTTCCCTATTGTAACTAGCCTTGAAAAGAACTAAAATTTCTTCTGGCACCAGTTTCCTGATGAGTTTGTATGAGGTCATATTGTAAAATTGGTGTAATTTTCTTGTTAAAAAGAGAAGCGTGAGCTCCCTCCAGTGGCTACATTaacaggtgtgttttttaaaaaaacaatgtattttttttttagaaaagtactGACACATTCCTGGCTTTTCCGAAAATAGTCAA is from Eptesicus fuscus isolate TK198812 chromosome 2, DD_ASM_mEF_20220401, whole genome shotgun sequence and encodes:
- the CXCL9 gene encoding C-X-C motif chemokine 9; amino-acid sequence: MKKSGVSLLLGIIFLTLIGVRGVPIMKKGRCFCINTNQGMIHLKSLKDLKQFSPSPSCEKTEIIAIMKNGTQTCLNPDSTNVKKLMKEWEKQVSQKKKQKKGKKTSKKQGIQKVKRSQRPHEKKTI